The Heliorestis convoluta genome includes the window GAAAAAATCATGGCCAGTTATCAAAAAGTAGGCCACGAAGTAGAACAAATCTCACATCTTCTCGATAAAAAAAGAGTCCAACTGCTCAAAGACGTAACCTTATTAGAAAGCCTTTTTCACAAGAACAAAGAGTACTTCCAAGCCCTCAATTTACACATTGCCGGCGCAAGGCACAAACTAGAAGAACTTCGACAAACCATAATCCCACAGATGCAACAAAAAGTAGCCGCAAGCGGTGACGCCCAGGCTGTACAAGATCTAAATGATTTGATTCAATTTACCGATCGCCTGGAAAAGAAAGTCCACGACCTCCTCTTAAGTCGTACCATCACCATGCAAACAGCACCGCAGATTCGTCTAATTCAGAATAACAACCAGGTCTTAATCGAAAAAATACAATCTTCCATCATGATGACCATTCCACTATGGAAAAATCAACTCGTTCTAACCCTCTCCCTTTTCCACCAACAAAAAGCCTTAGAAGCACAACGGCACGTCACCGATACAACGAATGAACTCCTCCTGCGCAACGCTGAAATGCTACGCAGCAATAGCATTCAAGTAGCTCGAGAAAACGAACGAGGCATTGTCGATCTAGATACTTTGAAAAAGACACAAGAACATCTCATAGCCACCTTAGACGAAACCCTAAAAATCCAGCAAGAAGGTCGGACACAGCGACAAGCGGCAGAACGAGAGCTTGTACTAATGGAGCAAGAGCTTAAAGAAAAGCTACTTTCTGTGAAGAGATAATCTAGAGGCAGAAGCATAGGTTCAATACGCAAAAAAGGTGAGTCTTCATTCTCTATATAGAAGACCCACCTTTTTTCTCATGTTAAGCCGATGAACTAACCGTCTCAGGCTTCTTGTCCACTTTTTGCCTGTTCATAGCCCATAAAGCAGCTAAAATAACAAAGCCCAAAAGATCAAGCCACGTATGATGCGTCACTAGCAATAGAGCAGCCGCAAAGAGCAAAGCCCGTTGCCAAGGATTGGCCGAACCAAAGTACCAACCTTGTACAGCCGAAGAAAGAGCAAAAATCCCAATCAAAGCC containing:
- a CDS encoding toxic anion resistance protein — encoded protein: MNRDDVNKEGFLLLTEEKAPQWEQKAAPPSPPHEIVSLEALPAEQKAKAKELSQQLNPADPQTLLQYGLPVQSELSRFADTILDHIRTKDTGPVGEVLSDLMVKLKGIDPDQLDKPKSFFSKLPFFGSAVKSTEKIMASYQKVGHEVEQISHLLDKKRVQLLKDVTLLESLFHKNKEYFQALNLHIAGARHKLEELRQTIIPQMQQKVAASGDAQAVQDLNDLIQFTDRLEKKVHDLLLSRTITMQTAPQIRLIQNNNQVLIEKIQSSIMMTIPLWKNQLVLTLSLFHQQKALEAQRHVTDTTNELLLRNAEMLRSNSIQVARENERGIVDLDTLKKTQEHLIATLDETLKIQQEGRTQRQAAERELVLMEQELKEKLLSVKR